The nucleotide window TGATGCCGCCGGCTTCACCGGCTGCCACGCGGGAATTGCGGAGCTTGTCGAGCAGGGTCGTCTTGCCGTGGTCGACGTGGCCCATGATCGTGATGATCGGCGGACGCAGCTTGAGCTGATCCTCCGGCTCCACCTTCGGAGCTTCCGGCTCCTTGATGACTTCCTCCACCTTGTGAACGCCGCCGCCTTTTTCACGCTTTTCGCGCTCGAAGCGGAAACCGTGGGCCTCGCACACCTTGGCGGCGATTTCCGGGTCGATCGGCTGATTCGGGGCGACGAAGACGGAGAGCTTGATGAGATCCGCCATCACCTGGAACGGCTTCAACCCGAGGCGGGCGGCCAGTTCGCTGACGAGGATCGGGGGCTTGATGATGACCAGCTTCGGGTCATCGCTTTCTTCCGCAGCGGCTGCGGGAGCTGGTGCCGGGGTGGGCACCGCTTTCACGGGAGCCGGAGCAGGCGCGGCGGCCGGTTCGGCAGCAACCTCGTCTTCGTTGAGCAGTTTCGAAATGGTCGGCAGGATCGTCTTGCCGGACTGGCTGGTCTTGCGGACCTTCGGCTTCTTTTCTTCCGCGAACAGGTCCAAGGCCTCCCGCTTCGCGTCATCAACGGTCTTCACCTGCGAGGCTTCCTCGCGCTGGCGTTCACGACGCGACGGCTTCTTCGGTGTCTCGATCAGATCGAGCACCTTTGGTTTTTTCTCGGGAGTCTTATCGCTGTCTTTAGGCATCAAAGGGTCCTACTGGTTCTGCTGAGGTCGGATACGGGCGGGGAAGGAAAGGGGAAATGGATCAGGCACCGGCGAGTTCGCGGGCCTTCACAAGGATGGTTTCAGCCTCGTCGTCGCTGATGCCGAGCGCGTTGGCGATGTAGTCGGCGGGCATGTCGATGACAAGTTCGGCAGTGGCACCACCGGCGAAGGTGAGCTTCTCGGCGAGTTCGTCGGTCAGGCCGAGCTGCTCGCCCAGCGTGTGGGCGGCACCGCCGATCTTCGCCTTGAGCTGCTCTTCCTTCGACTCGTCCTTGCGGACCTGCACGTCCCAGCCCATCAGGCGGGAGGTGAGGCGGGCGTTCTGGCCCTTGCGGCCGATCGCCTTGCTGAGGTCGGCTTCATCGACGGTCACGTGGACCACCTTGCCGGTTTCATCGATGGAAATGGAGCGGATCTCGGCGGGCTTGAGCGCTTCCTTCACGAATTCGCGCGGGTCCTCGCTCCAGCGGATGATGTCCACCTTCTCGTTGTTCAGTTCGCGGACGATGTTCTTCACACGTGCGCCGCGCAGGCCCACGCAGGCACCCACGGGATCGACCTTCGGGTCGTTGCTCCAAACGGCGATCTTGGTGCGGAAGCCGGCCTCGCGGGCCACGCCGCGGATCTCCACGGTGCGGTCGGAAATTTCATTCACCTCCGCTTCGAAAAGGCGGCGGACGAAGTTCGGGTGGCTGCGGGAGAGGATGATCTCCGGGCCGCGGCCTTCGTTCTCCACCGCCAGCACGTAGGCGCGGATGCGGTCGCCGATGTTGTAGTCCTCGCCCTGCACGCGCTCGCGGTTCGGCATGATGCCCTCGAACTTGCCGAGGTCGATCATGACGTCGTTGCGCTCGAAGCGGCGGACGGTGCCCGAGACGACGTCTCCGGCTCGGTCCTTGAACTCCTCGTAAATCATCTCCTTCTCCGCCTGGCGGAGACGCTGCATCATCGTCTGCTTCGCGGTCTGCACGGCGATGCGGCCGAAGTCCTTCGGCGTGACGTCGAATTCCATCAGGTCGCCGGGCTGGGAGCCGGGCTTCTTCTTCTCCGCCAGTTTCAGCGGCACCTGGTTGAACTTGTCGGAATATTCCTCGTCCGCGACCACGGTGAGACTGGCCCAGATGCGGGTCTCGCCCTTGCGGGTGTTCACATCGGCGCGCAGCGTTTCGATCGCTTCGGCTCCGGGCACCATCTTGCGATAGGCGGAAATGAAGGCGTACTCGAGGGCGGCGACGACCTTGTCCCGGTCGATGCCTTTTTCCTTCTCGTAGTAGTCGATGAGGGCGACGATGTCGTTGGTCATTGCAGCAGAGATTGGCGGGCGGTGAAGGAATCGGCGCTTGAGACACCTCTAGACGCAAAAGAGTGGGTAAAGACCCACTCCTTACTCGCGTCAGAAGCTTGTGCGGGCACCCGCATAGCTTGGAAATCCTTGACATGCAAGTGGAATCTAGGCTTGGGAGGAGTGGGGGATTGGCATTCCGGCGGGGTTTCCGCATGCTCCGGGCGTGATCCGCACGATCTTCCTTGATGCCGCCGGAACCCTGATCGAACCGGCCGAACCGGTGGCCGCCGTGTACGCCCGCCATTTCTCCGCGGTCGGGTGGCCGGTGACCATGGAGAGGATCGGCCGCGCCTTCCGGGAGGCATTCCAAGTGGCGGGAGATCCCTCCTACGGCTGTCAGGATGGCGGTGACCTTGCCGAGCGGATCTGGTGGAAAGGTGTCGTTGGAGATGTGGCCTGGCGTTGTGGCTTCGATCCGGAAGCGGAGGAGACCACTTTTGAAGAGGTTTTCGCCGGTCTCTTTTCCCACTACGACTCCGGTTCCGCCTGGACGGTTTTTCCGGAGGTGGAGCGGGTGCTCGGGCGCTTCCGGGCCGCAGGCTGCCGCCTCGCCGTGGTCTCGAATTTCGACCTCCGGCTGCATCGCATCCTCCGCGACCTCCGCCTTGGGGAATACTGCAATGCCGTCATCACCTCCGCCGAGGCGTGGGCGCGCAAGCCGGACCCAGCCATCTTCACCGCGGCTCTGCGTGCGCTGGATGCCTGCCCGGACTCCACCGTGCATATCGGTGACAGCCCGACGGCGGATGGCACCGGGGCCGCAACTGCCGGAATCCGTGCCTTCCTCCTCGACCGGCCGCGGGTGACGCTGGAAGATGCTTCGGACTGGATCGCGGGACAAAATTGAGCGAAAATATCTTGCCAATCCGGCGCTGGCCTCATACTCCGTCGCCCGCCCGAAGCGGAAATCCTGCGAGGATAGCTCAGCGGTAGAGCAGTTGGCTTTTAACCAATTGGTCCTGGGTTCAAATCCCAGTCCTCGTACTTTCTGCATCAGGAGCCGCCCGGTTTGTTCGGGCAGGCACGGACGGGGGTATTGCACGTCCGGGAGGATGGCCGGGTGACACGCAGGTGAAGGACCTTCGCCTTGCCGCCCCCTTCGGGATACAGGCGCGGATTTGCCGGACGGTTTCGATGATTCCCGCGGAACTTCATAGTCCGGCGGGATCCGTGGCGGACCCGGTGGTGAACACCAGCCCGCTGAGGACCGGGGTCGCTGTCCCGGCCGGGAGTGTTATCATGCAGCGGCTTTCAAGCCGTCACCTGATGGATGATTCTTCGGGGGTTCCCTCTTCTGCTCCGAGTGCAAAAGGGAACGGTCCGCGAATGCCCCGGTGGCGATCCCCGCCTATTTGGTTGTAGGGGGCAGCACCGTGAAGCCGCGCTTCTTGAAGACTTCGGCGGCTTTGTCTCCCCGGAGAAAGGCGACGAACTGCTTCGACTCTTCCGCGTGCTTCGACTCACGGACCACGGCTGCCGGATAGACGATGGCGGGCGCTTCGTTGGAAGGAGCGGTGAAGACGATCTTCACCTTCTGCGACACGGCGGCATCGGTGCGATAGACGATGGCGGCATCGGCATTGCCCGCTTCCACCGCAGCCAGGGCACCACGGACGTTTTCCGCGCCCACGGTTTTCGGTTGGATCTGGTCCCAGAGTCCGCGTCCGGTGAGCCAGGTTTTCGCATAGACGCCTGCGGGCACGGCGGCTGGATCGGCGATGGAGATGCGCTGGAGCTTCGCAAGATCGGCGGCGGACTGGACGGTGAAGGTGGCGTCGGTGGGGGCGACCACGACGAGCGCATTCGACAGCAAGGGGACGACGGCTTCCTTGGTGACGTGGTTGTTCTTCACCAGTCCGTCCATGGTCTTTTCATCCGCGGAGATGAAGACATCCACCGGAGCGCCGGACTCGATTTGGCGGGCGAGCACGTTGGAACCGGCGAAGACCGGAGTGATGGTGGTGCCGGGATGGCCGTCCTGATAGAGCTTGCCGATCTCGGTAATCGACTCGGCGAGGCTGGCGGCGGCGGCGATCTTGAGTTCATCCGCCCGTCCGAATGGAGCGGCCAGAGTGAGGACGAGAGCGAGCGGGCGGAGCAAGGAGGAGCGCTGCATGGCTACACCTTATATGCGTTCGATCTATTTTTGAAAGTAGAACGGGGTTCAGTCGCGTGAATCCGGTTCATCGGCCGCCAGCATCCGCCGCATGCGGACAAGGGCTGGTGCGGTGGCTTTCTCCGCCGCGGCCACCGCCTGCCGGTACAGGTCCAGCAGTTCCTGCCCAGCGGGAGTGAGGACCGCACCGCCGTGCTGATCGCCACCGCGGCTGAGGGTGACGAGGGGTTTGCGGAAGCGCTCGTTGAGGCCGCGGACCATCTTCCATGCCTTCATGTAGGACATTTCCATCTCCGCGGCGGCCGCGCTGAGGCTGCCGGTGGTCCGGATGCGCTCCAGCAGCTCCGCCTTTCCCGGACCGAAGGCAAGCGGGCCGGACAGCAGCAGGCGGATGGGGCTGTCCGGCGTCATGGAAAGGGGGGAGGGATCAGGCCACCACCAACTGCTCGCGGGTGATGCCACGGAGTTCGAAGACCTTGAGGATGGTGTCCTCGATCAGATTGTTCGGGCAGGAGGCGCCGGCGGTGATGCCGATGGTCACCGGCTGGTCGCCGAGCAGGAGCTGGGAATAGGCGCTGGTGACCTCCTCCTTGTGATGGATGTCGTAGTGGACGATCTGTTCCAGCGATTTCAGGCACGAGGCATCACGGATGAAGAAGGTGGGCAGGTGCTCCTCGCCGATCTCGACCAAGTGGGTGGTATTTGAACTGTTGTAGCCGCCGACGACCAACAGGAGATCCATCTTCTTGTCCAACATCTGGAACAGGGCGTCCTGCCGCTCCTGAGTGGCACCGCAGATGGTGTCGAAGACCTGGAAATTCGCGGCATCGCCGTCTCGATCCACCATCGCGGTACGGACACGGCGTTGGATCTCCTCCGTCTCGCTCTTGAGCATCGTCGTCTGGTTCGCCACACCCACGTGGGCGAGGTGGGCATCGGGATCGAAGCCAGGCGAGATGGCGTCCTGGAACTTGGCGAGGAAGGCTGCCTTGTCCACCTTGCCGCGGATGTAGTCGCAGACGTAGTCGGTATCGGCCAGAGTAAGAATGATGAGGTAGTGGCCCTTGCCATCCTCGCCTTGGGCGCGGGAGGCGGTCGCACGGGTTTCCTCGTGGCCGGCCTTGCCATGGATGATGGAGGTCACTCCTTCCTTGGCGTAGCCGCGGACGCGTCGCCAGACCTTCATCACGTCTCCACAAGTGGTGTCCACGACGTAGCAGCCCTGTTGCTCGATCTTCTCCATGAAGGAGGTGGGGGCGCCGAAGGCAGGGACGATCACCACATCATCCGCGGTGAGGTTGTCGTAGCTGCCGTTCATTTCCTGCCAGGGCAGTGAGACGATGCCCATGTCCACGAGCTGGCGGTTGACCTCGGGGTTGTGGATGATTTCCCCGATCAGGAAAATGCGGCTCTCCGGGAAGACGCGGCGGGCAGCGTAGGCGAGGTCGATGGCGCGTTCGACGCCGTAGCAGAAGCCGAACTGCTGGGCGAGGCGGACGGTGGTGCCGCCCACGGTGAGTTCGCCGCTGTGGTTGCGGATTTTTTCGACGATGCTGGATTGGTAGTGGCGCGCCACTTCGGCGGCGACCAGTTCCATGACCTCGGGACGGCGGACATTGACCCGGGGGCGTTTCGATTTCTCAGCGGCGTCGCTCATTGCTGCGGGGGATATAGACCCGCCCGGGCGGGTCACCAACTCATTTTCCGCGGGGTTTCCGCCCGAGGAAGGGCAGGGAAAGGAGCAGGAACAGCAGAAAGGCAATCCCTTGGAGAGAAAGGAGATACCACGGCCATGGTCCCAGATGGTCGAGCAGGCTGGGATTGGAGGGCTTGCGGGAAGCGAATCCGAAGTTGGAGCCCAGCCAGGTATTCACGCCCAGCGCGCAGAGAATATACACATTCGCCCACATCCACGCCCGGGCCGGACTGCTCCACCACGGGGTACGGGGCCGCCAGCCGTCCGCCAGCGGCAGGAACAGGGCGGTGGCGACAATGGCGAAGTGCTGGATGAAAAAGACCACGAACGGCCATGAGGGAAACCCGATCTGGAGGGCAGGGGTCAGTAGCGCCTGGGTGGTGGCGGCGAGCCCCCAGAAATACGTCAGGTCGCGCAGCGTGCGGCGGTGGGTGAGCAGTGCCAGTCCGGCGATAATGGCTGCCAGATCGCAGAGCTGGAATGGCAGCATGTTGTCGATCCCGGGATCCGCGTGGCCTTTCCACGCCAGCCGGACCATCACGTAAGCGGAGAGGTTGAGGACGGTCAGGATGCCAATCGCGATCCGCTTTGGCTTTCCGCCTTTTCTTCCGGCGATGATCACCGCCGCCGAGATCACCGCGCCGATCGCGAGTGCGATGAAGTGCTGGACGGTGAAGGGGTGGAAGACGGGCACCGGTCAAGCAAAGCGCCTGTTGCGGGCGGTTGCAAGATCCCTGCCGCTAGGACTCCGGAGGAACCGGTGGCTTGCACAGAAACCGGGTGACCAGAGCCGTCCAACCGGTCTGATGGCTGGCTCCGCAGCCGCGGCCGGTATCGCCGTGGAAATACTCGTAAAACAGCACCAGATCCCGCCAGTGGGGATCTTCCGCATAGCGGGCTTCTCCGCCGTGGCAGGGGCGGTGTCCATTGGCATCCGGCAGGACAAGGGAGGCGTGGCGGTGGCTCAGGTCGTCCGCGATTTCCTGCAAGGTGTGCATCGCTCCCGAGCCGGTGGGATACTCCACCTTGAAATCATCGCCATAGAAGTGGTGGTAGCGTTCCAGCGCCTCGATGAGCAGGTAGTTGATCGGAAACCAGACCGGCCCGCGCCAGTTCGAATTCCCGCCGAAGATGTGGGTCACTCCTTCGCCGGGCGCGTAGTTGACCGCGTAGGAGCAGCCATTCTGCTGATGGATGTAGGGATGGTCGCGATGGATTGCGGACATCGAGCGGATGCCATGGGGCGAGAGGAACTCCGCCTCGTCCAGCATGTAGCGGAGCGTGCGGGTCAGGCGCTCCTGCGAGGGGATGGCCAGGAGGCGCTCCTTTTCATGGGAGCACATCGGGCACAGCGTGCTCTGCTGGACCAGCTCCGGATGGTGGTCGATGAACCACCGCATGCGCTTGGTGAAGGAGGGCAGCTTCCGGAGTTGTTCTTCCTCAAGCACCGTGACGGCAATGATCGGCAGCAGGCCCACCAGCGAGCGCACGCGCAGCGGGATGCTGTGGTCACCGAGATTGAGTTCATCGTAGTAAAATCCATCCTGCTCGTCCCACAGGCCCTTGTCGTCGAAGTTGTTGATGGCTTCCGTGATGTGGACGAAGTGCTCGAAGAATTTCGAGGCGAGATCCTCGTAGACGCGGTTTTCCTGTGCCAGCTCCAGCGCCATCGAGAGCATGGTGATGCAGTAGAACGCCATCCAGGCGGTGCCATCGGCCTGATCGATGTAGCCGCCTCCGGGGATGGGCTTCGAGCGGTCGAACACGCCGATGTTGTCGAGCCCGAGGAAGCCGCCCTGGAAGAGGTTGTTGCCCTTCTCGTCCTTGCGGTTGACCCACCAGGTGAAGTTCAACAGCAGTTTCTGGAAAACGCTTTCGAGGAAAAACCTGTCGCGGCTGCCGCGCTGGCCGGTGATCTTGTAGATGCGCCACGCGGCCCATGCGTGGACGGGCGGATTGACCGCGGCGAAGTCGTATTCATAGGCGGGCAGTTCGCCGTTCGGGTGCATGTACCATTCCCGTAGTAGCAAGCCGAGCTGCCACTTGGCGAAGTCCGGATCGATGTCCGCCATCGGAATCATATGGAAGGCCAGATCCCACGCGGCGAACCACGGATATTCCCACTTGTCCGGCATCGAGAGCACGTCGTGGCAATAGACGTGATCCCAGTTGCAGTTGCGGCTCTTGAGCCGGGCGGCGGGTGGTGGCGGCCCGGCGGGATCACCTTCCAGCCAGTATTTCACCACGTAGTGGTAGTACTGCTTGCTCCAAAGCAGTCCGGCATAGGCCTGGCGGGCTTCGGCTCCGGCCTTGGAGTAGAATTCGTCCGCCTCGCGG belongs to Luteolibacter ambystomatis and includes:
- the nusA gene encoding transcription termination factor NusA, which gives rise to MTNDIVALIDYYEKEKGIDRDKVVAALEYAFISAYRKMVPGAEAIETLRADVNTRKGETRIWASLTVVADEEYSDKFNQVPLKLAEKKKPGSQPGDLMEFDVTPKDFGRIAVQTAKQTMMQRLRQAEKEMIYEEFKDRAGDVVSGTVRRFERNDVMIDLGKFEGIMPNRERVQGEDYNIGDRIRAYVLAVENEGRGPEIILSRSHPNFVRRLFEAEVNEISDRTVEIRGVAREAGFRTKIAVWSNDPKVDPVGACVGLRGARVKNIVRELNNEKVDIIRWSEDPREFVKEALKPAEIRSISIDETGKVVHVTVDEADLSKAIGRKGQNARLTSRLMGWDVQVRKDESKEEQLKAKIGGAAHTLGEQLGLTDELAEKLTFAGGATAELVIDMPADYIANALGISDDEAETILVKARELAGA
- a CDS encoding HAD-IA family hydrolase yields the protein MIRTIFLDAAGTLIEPAEPVAAVYARHFSAVGWPVTMERIGRAFREAFQVAGDPSYGCQDGGDLAERIWWKGVVGDVAWRCGFDPEAEETTFEEVFAGLFSHYDSGSAWTVFPEVERVLGRFRAAGCRLAVVSNFDLRLHRILRDLRLGEYCNAVITSAEAWARKPDPAIFTAALRALDACPDSTVHIGDSPTADGTGAATAGIRAFLLDRPRVTLEDASDWIAGQN
- the modA gene encoding molybdate ABC transporter substrate-binding protein, producing MQRSSLLRPLALVLTLAAPFGRADELKIAAAASLAESITEIGKLYQDGHPGTTITPVFAGSNVLARQIESGAPVDVFISADEKTMDGLVKNNHVTKEAVVPLLSNALVVVAPTDATFTVQSAADLAKLQRISIADPAAVPAGVYAKTWLTGRGLWDQIQPKTVGAENVRGALAAVEAGNADAAIVYRTDAAVSQKVKIVFTAPSNEAPAIVYPAAVVRESKHAEESKQFVAFLRGDKAAEVFKKRGFTVLPPTTK
- a CDS encoding winged helix-turn-helix domain-containing protein; this encodes MTPDSPIRLLLSGPLAFGPGKAELLERIRTTGSLSAAAAEMEMSYMKAWKMVRGLNERFRKPLVTLSRGGDQHGGAVLTPAGQELLDLYRQAVAAAEKATAPALVRMRRMLAADEPDSRD
- a CDS encoding 4-hydroxy-3-methylbut-2-enyl diphosphate reductase, coding for MSDAAEKSKRPRVNVRRPEVMELVAAEVARHYQSSIVEKIRNHSGELTVGGTTVRLAQQFGFCYGVERAIDLAYAARRVFPESRIFLIGEIIHNPEVNRQLVDMGIVSLPWQEMNGSYDNLTADDVVIVPAFGAPTSFMEKIEQQGCYVVDTTCGDVMKVWRRVRGYAKEGVTSIIHGKAGHEETRATASRAQGEDGKGHYLIILTLADTDYVCDYIRGKVDKAAFLAKFQDAISPGFDPDAHLAHVGVANQTTMLKSETEEIQRRVRTAMVDRDGDAANFQVFDTICGATQERQDALFQMLDKKMDLLLVVGGYNSSNTTHLVEIGEEHLPTFFIRDASCLKSLEQIVHYDIHHKEEVTSAYSQLLLGDQPVTIGITAGASCPNNLIEDTILKVFELRGITREQLVVA
- a CDS encoding TIGR02206 family membrane protein, whose translation is MPVFHPFTVQHFIALAIGAVISAAVIIAGRKGGKPKRIAIGILTVLNLSAYVMVRLAWKGHADPGIDNMLPFQLCDLAAIIAGLALLTHRRTLRDLTYFWGLAATTQALLTPALQIGFPSWPFVVFFIQHFAIVATALFLPLADGWRPRTPWWSSPARAWMWANVYILCALGVNTWLGSNFGFASRKPSNPSLLDHLGPWPWYLLSLQGIAFLLFLLLSLPFLGRKPRGK
- a CDS encoding MGH1-like glycoside hydrolase domain-containing protein — encoded protein: MSAEEIRLDEDCKRIHNWKRWGPYLSERQWATVREDYSADGEAWNSFPHDHARSRAYRWGEDGLLGFTDRECRLCFSLALWNGRDPILKERLFGLTGLEGNHGEDVKECYYYLDSTPTHSYAKALYKYPHAAFPYDALVQENGRRRDELIRREYELSETGVFDENRYHDVFIEYAKGSPDDICIRITLANRGPEAATLHLLPNLWFRNVWSWGWKEPPPKPRLWLESPGVIRASHATLGEYRFTFDADVPVLFTENDTNAQRLWDQPNRTPHVKDAFHRHVIHGEAGAVNSANTGTKCAPHFRFELAAGETRVVHLRLTLDGEPAPDAETVFTDRIREADEFYSKAGAEARQAYAGLLWSKQYYHYVVKYWLEGDPAGPPPPAARLKSRNCNWDHVYCHDVLSMPDKWEYPWFAAWDLAFHMIPMADIDPDFAKWQLGLLLREWYMHPNGELPAYEYDFAAVNPPVHAWAAWRIYKITGQRGSRDRFFLESVFQKLLLNFTWWVNRKDEKGNNLFQGGFLGLDNIGVFDRSKPIPGGGYIDQADGTAWMAFYCITMLSMALELAQENRVYEDLASKFFEHFVHITEAINNFDDKGLWDEQDGFYYDELNLGDHSIPLRVRSLVGLLPIIAVTVLEEEQLRKLPSFTKRMRWFIDHHPELVQQSTLCPMCSHEKERLLAIPSQERLTRTLRYMLDEAEFLSPHGIRSMSAIHRDHPYIHQQNGCSYAVNYAPGEGVTHIFGGNSNWRGPVWFPINYLLIEALERYHHFYGDDFKVEYPTGSGAMHTLQEIADDLSHRHASLVLPDANGHRPCHGGEARYAEDPHWRDLVLFYEYFHGDTGRGCGASHQTGWTALVTRFLCKPPVPPES